A window from Acidimicrobiales bacterium encodes these proteins:
- a CDS encoding acyl-CoA dehydrogenase family protein: MSERAGADVDELRGWISDHWSLDLTVREWWRRLAEAGWAMPTWPVGLGGRGLSSSGARRVASEIAAAGVLGAPTGVGQTMGGPTVVAHGTDPQRRDLLPALAAGTESWCQLFSEPGAGSDLAGLSTSAVPDGDEWVVNGQKVWNSGAHLSERGLLLARTDPGVAKHEGISYFVVDMLQAGVEVRPLRQMNGATEFCEVFLTDVRVPADRMIGPPGAGWSVAQTTLAFERQGVSAGAPRAVGAFPGSRAGQLDRTVGAVLEEAARTTRRPVQGFVVSNGGLRSLVAERELAHDPVVRQHLARFRSMTEVNRYNGVRARASSRSGSPGPEASIGKLAMSEIARRSRDLAFSFMGPDGMLDGADAPGAGAFHEVALATFGASLGGGTDEIQRNVIGERTLGLPREPAVDRGVPFREVPGSHERGPR, encoded by the coding sequence GTGAGCGAGCGAGCCGGGGCCGACGTCGACGAGCTACGGGGCTGGATCAGCGACCACTGGTCCCTCGACCTGACGGTCCGCGAATGGTGGCGACGGCTCGCCGAGGCGGGCTGGGCGATGCCCACCTGGCCGGTGGGGCTGGGCGGACGAGGGCTCTCGTCGTCGGGGGCGCGACGGGTGGCCTCCGAGATCGCGGCGGCCGGTGTGCTGGGCGCGCCCACCGGTGTCGGCCAGACCATGGGCGGCCCGACCGTCGTCGCCCACGGCACCGACCCGCAGCGCCGTGACCTCCTTCCTGCCCTCGCCGCGGGCACCGAGTCGTGGTGCCAGCTCTTCTCCGAGCCCGGCGCCGGCTCCGACCTGGCCGGGTTGTCGACCTCTGCGGTGCCCGACGGGGATGAGTGGGTGGTGAACGGCCAGAAGGTCTGGAACTCGGGGGCCCACCTCTCCGAGCGGGGACTCCTGCTGGCCCGCACCGACCCCGGGGTGGCGAAGCACGAGGGCATCAGCTACTTCGTGGTCGACATGCTCCAGGCGGGCGTCGAGGTCCGGCCGCTGCGCCAGATGAACGGGGCCACCGAGTTCTGCGAGGTCTTCCTCACCGACGTCCGGGTGCCCGCCGACCGGATGATCGGCCCGCCCGGTGCGGGCTGGTCGGTGGCCCAGACCACGTTGGCCTTCGAGCGCCAGGGGGTCTCCGCCGGCGCCCCCCGGGCGGTCGGGGCCTTCCCCGGGTCGCGAGCGGGCCAGCTCGACCGCACCGTCGGGGCGGTCCTGGAGGAGGCCGCCCGGACCACTCGTCGACCGGTGCAGGGCTTCGTGGTGAGCAACGGGGGACTGCGGTCCCTCGTCGCCGAACGGGAGCTCGCCCACGACCCGGTCGTCCGCCAGCACCTCGCCCGGTTCCGGTCGATGACGGAGGTCAACCGCTACAACGGCGTCCGGGCCCGGGCATCCTCCCGATCCGGCTCGCCCGGTCCGGAGGCGTCCATCGGCAAGCTGGCCATGTCGGAGATCGCCCGCCGATCGCGGGACCTGGCGTTCTCGTTCATGGGCCCCGACGGGATGCTCGACGGTGCCGACGCGCCCGGGGCGGGGGCCTTCCACGAGGTGGCTCTGGCCACGTTCGGCGCCAGCCTCGGCGGTGGCACCGACGAGATCCAGCGCAACGTGATCGGCGAGCGCACGCTCGGTCTACCCCGTGAGCCGGCGGTGGACCGTGGGGTCCCGTTCCGGGAGGTCCCCGGTTCGCACGAGAGAGGGCCACGGTGA
- a CDS encoding cytochrome P450, which yields MTDTEHAPPPGPEIDPHMLAHPQEGYALLRTVAPVVPMPNSGIGSSAEMMLVAGEAEVREVLKHPEIYSSGIDAVHIGQIRPLIPLQIDPPDHKNFRKVLDPLFAPKQVAALEENTRALTRQLVAGVADKGGCNFHEAIAEPLPTTVFLQLLGLPVSRRKEFIELKDGIIRPPARTPEERLEMVNATGAEIYAVLEEVLVEREREPQDDFMSGFLTAEVDGHTLTHDEILDICYLFFLAGLDTVTASLDCFVAYLAQHPEQRRRIVEDPELIPPAIEEMLRWESPVSGVVRITTEDTELGGCPIAAGTTVSVMLGSANTDGAAWDAADTIDFERPANKHLAFGGGAHRCLGSHLARMELRVALEEWHAAVPDYAIAPGTELLYSQGLRSVDNLELIW from the coding sequence ATGACCGACACCGAGCACGCCCCGCCGCCCGGACCGGAGATCGATCCGCACATGCTGGCCCACCCCCAGGAGGGCTACGCGCTGCTGCGCACGGTGGCGCCGGTGGTCCCCATGCCGAACTCCGGGATCGGCTCGAGCGCCGAGATGATGCTCGTCGCCGGGGAGGCCGAGGTCCGCGAGGTCCTCAAGCACCCCGAGATCTACTCCTCGGGCATCGACGCGGTGCACATCGGCCAGATCCGCCCGCTCATCCCGCTCCAGATCGACCCCCCCGACCACAAGAACTTCCGCAAGGTCCTCGATCCCCTCTTCGCACCGAAGCAGGTCGCCGCGCTCGAAGAGAACACCAGGGCCCTCACCCGCCAGCTCGTCGCCGGCGTGGCCGACAAGGGCGGCTGCAACTTCCACGAGGCGATCGCCGAGCCGCTGCCCACGACCGTGTTCCTGCAACTCCTCGGCCTGCCGGTGTCCAGGCGCAAGGAGTTCATCGAGCTGAAGGACGGCATCATCCGGCCCCCGGCACGGACCCCCGAAGAACGTCTGGAGATGGTCAACGCCACTGGCGCCGAGATCTACGCCGTGCTCGAGGAGGTGCTCGTCGAGCGCGAGCGCGAGCCCCAGGACGACTTCATGTCGGGGTTCCTCACCGCCGAGGTGGACGGCCACACGCTCACCCACGACGAGATCCTCGACATCTGCTACCTCTTCTTCCTCGCCGGCCTCGACACGGTCACGGCGTCGCTCGACTGCTTCGTCGCCTACCTCGCTCAGCACCCCGAGCAACGGCGGCGCATCGTCGAGGACCCCGAGCTCATCCCCCCGGCCATCGAGGAGATGCTGCGCTGGGAGAGCCCGGTGTCCGGTGTGGTGCGCATCACCACCGAGGACACCGAGCTGGGCGGATGCCCCATCGCCGCCGGCACCACCGTGAGCGTGATGCTCGGCTCGGCCAACACCGACGGCGCGGCGTGGGACGCCGCCGACACCATCGACTTCGAACGACCGGCCAACAAGCACCTCGCCTTCGGCGGGGGCGCCCACCGGTGCCTGGGGTCGCACCTGGCCCGGATGGAGTTGCGGGTGGCGCTCGAGGAATGGCACGCCGCGGTGCCCGACTACGCCATCGCCCCGGGCACCGAGCTGCTGTACAGCCAGGGTCTGCGGTCGGTCGACAACCTGGAGCTGATCTGGTGA
- a CDS encoding aldehyde dehydrogenase family protein: MGEARLLIGGKLVDASSGETFDNINPATEEVLGVVADGTAADMEAAVAAARTAFDTTDWSTNHELRRRCLLQLQAAIESEQEELRAELVSEVGCPVLLTYGPQLDAPLREALLWPAEMIDQFEWRRSLGPKDAFGMGSMTEREVWKEPIGVVGVVVPWNFPIEIILNKLGPVLAMGNTCVLKPAPDTPWNATRLGRLIAEKTDIPPGVVNIVVGRDHLIGEVLSTSPDVDMIAFTGSTATGRRIMAAASATLKPVFLELGGKSVNLVLDDADLTTALASASGACFHAGQGCAIPTRLMVPRSMYDEAVDIVATGFGNVTYGDPTDPGNLQGPQVSKRQQDRVLDYIEKGKAQGARLVTGGGVPSQFDKGYFVEPTLFADVDNSMTIAQEEIFGPVLVMIPYEGDDDAVRIANESQYGLSGAITSGDLDRAKAVARRIRTGTLSLNGGVWYGADAPFGGYKQSGIGRQCGIEGLEIFTETKTVGWPAG, encoded by the coding sequence ATGGGCGAAGCCCGTCTGCTCATCGGGGGCAAGCTGGTCGACGCGTCGAGCGGCGAGACGTTCGACAACATCAACCCGGCCACCGAGGAGGTGCTGGGGGTGGTCGCCGACGGCACCGCCGCCGACATGGAGGCCGCCGTGGCCGCGGCGCGCACCGCGTTCGACACCACCGACTGGTCGACGAACCACGAGCTGCGCCGGCGCTGCCTCCTGCAGTTGCAGGCCGCCATCGAGTCCGAGCAGGAGGAGCTGCGCGCCGAGCTCGTGTCCGAGGTCGGCTGCCCCGTGCTGCTCACCTACGGCCCCCAGCTCGACGCCCCGCTGCGCGAGGCGCTGCTGTGGCCGGCCGAGATGATCGACCAGTTCGAGTGGCGACGCTCCCTCGGCCCGAAGGACGCCTTCGGGATGGGCTCCATGACCGAGCGGGAGGTGTGGAAGGAGCCGATCGGGGTGGTCGGGGTGGTCGTTCCGTGGAACTTCCCGATCGAGATCATCCTCAACAAGCTCGGGCCGGTGCTGGCCATGGGCAACACCTGCGTGCTCAAGCCCGCGCCCGACACCCCCTGGAACGCCACCCGCCTCGGCCGGCTCATCGCCGAGAAGACCGACATCCCGCCGGGCGTGGTCAACATCGTCGTGGGTCGCGACCACCTGATCGGCGAGGTGCTCTCCACCTCCCCCGACGTCGACATGATCGCCTTCACGGGCTCCACCGCCACGGGCCGGCGCATCATGGCCGCCGCCTCGGCCACGCTGAAGCCGGTGTTCCTCGAGCTCGGCGGCAAGTCGGTCAACCTCGTGCTCGACGACGCCGACCTCACCACGGCGCTGGCCAGCGCCAGCGGAGCGTGCTTCCACGCCGGCCAGGGGTGCGCCATCCCCACCCGGTTGATGGTCCCCCGGTCCATGTACGACGAGGCCGTCGACATCGTGGCCACCGGCTTCGGCAACGTCACCTACGGCGACCCCACCGACCCCGGCAACCTGCAGGGACCGCAGGTCTCCAAGCGCCAGCAGGACCGCGTGCTCGACTACATCGAGAAGGGCAAGGCCCAGGGCGCCCGCCTGGTGACCGGCGGTGGCGTGCCCAGCCAGTTCGACAAGGGGTACTTCGTCGAGCCGACGCTCTTCGCCGACGTCGACAACTCCATGACCATCGCCCAGGAGGAGATCTTCGGGCCGGTGCTCGTCATGATCCCCTACGAGGGCGACGACGACGCCGTGCGGATCGCCAACGAGAGCCAGTACGGGCTGTCCGGCGCCATCACGTCGGGCGACCTCGACCGGGCCAAGGCCGTCGCCCGGCGAATCCGCACCGGCACGCTCAGCCTGAACGGCGGGGTGTGGTACGGCGCCGACGCCCCGTTCGGCGGCTACAAGCAGTCCGGCATCGGCCGCCAGTGCGGCATCGAGGGCCTCGAGATCTTCACCGAGACCAAGACCGTCGGCTGGCCGGCGGGCTGA
- a CDS encoding CoA transferase, whose amino-acid sequence MAGPLDGIRVIELSSWMFIPSAGAVLVDWGAEVIKVEPPETGDPQRGLITSGLVPGGPGGVNFMMEQPNHGKQSVAIDLTREDGREAFLKLIETADVLLTNYMPKVRRKLRLDTEDIRARNPDIIIARGTGQGPKGPDAEKGGYDGASFWARGGVASIMPENAEGWPANQPGPAFGDVMGGLSTAGGIAAALFKRANTGETSIVDVSLLNTAMWQISPLVVASKLFGFSKLPSGGDRKQSPNPGVGAYRTGDGRYISLILLQSDKFWADFVRRLGKPEMATDPRFVDAAARAQNSAECITLLDEAFGSQPLSYWKEALADFDGVWTPFQTLDELYEDPQVIANGYLPAMTAGNGQEVHLVASPAQFDEVAVEVTRCPEHGEHTETALLAVGLEWDEISALKASGAIL is encoded by the coding sequence ATGGCCGGACCCCTCGACGGCATCCGCGTCATCGAGCTCTCGAGCTGGATGTTCATCCCCTCGGCGGGCGCCGTGCTCGTCGACTGGGGGGCCGAGGTCATCAAGGTCGAGCCGCCCGAGACCGGCGACCCACAGCGGGGCCTCATCACCTCGGGCCTCGTGCCGGGCGGCCCCGGGGGCGTGAACTTCATGATGGAGCAGCCCAACCACGGCAAGCAGTCGGTGGCCATCGACCTCACCCGTGAGGACGGTCGAGAAGCGTTCCTGAAGCTGATCGAGACGGCCGACGTCCTGCTCACGAACTACATGCCCAAGGTGCGGCGCAAGCTCCGCCTCGACACCGAGGACATCCGGGCCCGCAACCCCGACATCATCATCGCCCGCGGCACCGGACAGGGCCCGAAGGGTCCCGACGCCGAGAAGGGCGGCTACGACGGCGCTTCGTTCTGGGCCCGTGGCGGGGTGGCGTCGATCATGCCGGAGAACGCCGAAGGGTGGCCGGCGAACCAACCCGGCCCGGCGTTCGGCGACGTGATGGGCGGGCTCTCCACGGCCGGCGGCATCGCCGCGGCGCTCTTCAAGCGGGCCAACACCGGCGAGACGAGCATCGTCGACGTGTCGCTGCTCAACACCGCCATGTGGCAGATCTCGCCGCTCGTGGTGGCCTCCAAGCTCTTCGGCTTCTCGAAGCTCCCGTCAGGGGGCGACCGCAAGCAGTCGCCCAACCCCGGGGTGGGGGCCTACCGGACCGGCGACGGGCGCTACATCAGCCTGATCCTGTTGCAGAGCGACAAGTTCTGGGCCGACTTCGTGCGTCGCCTCGGCAAGCCGGAGATGGCCACCGACCCCCGCTTCGTCGACGCCGCGGCACGGGCCCAGAACAGCGCGGAGTGCATCACGCTGCTCGACGAGGCCTTCGGGTCCCAGCCGCTCTCGTACTGGAAGGAGGCCCTCGCCGACTTCGACGGCGTGTGGACCCCGTTCCAGACGCTCGACGAGCTCTACGAGGACCCGCAGGTGATCGCCAACGGGTACCTGCCCGCCATGACGGCGGGCAACGGCCAGGAGGTCCACCTCGTGGCCAGCCCGGCCCAGTTCGACGAGGTGGCGGTCGAGGTGACCCGGTGCCCCGAGCACGGCGAGCACACCGAGACTGCGCTGCTGGCCGTGGGGCTCGAGTGGGACGAGATCAGCGCCCTGAAGGCGTCCGGCGCCATCCTCTGA
- a CDS encoding SDR family oxidoreductase → MTAQGAGKGPAVVVGGGSGIGAEVARRQRGAGLEVLTWDLDGAGDIDCDIADPDQVAAAAAETLARLGAPVTVTVTAGIGHSGLLADIGPDEWDRVIGVNAKGVWLAMRALVAPMRANEGGSVVVTSSVSSRLVDRSMGLYCASKAALDMVVRVAATEWAPAVRVNAVAPGVTDTPMLGRAPRTGEWLGGVVDRTALGRLGTPEDVAEAILAVHGLGWVTGQVLDVDGGLSLQSPIDSFRHNPPGPR, encoded by the coding sequence ATGACGGCGCAGGGTGCAGGGAAGGGTCCGGCGGTGGTGGTCGGCGGCGGGTCGGGCATCGGTGCCGAGGTCGCACGTCGACAGCGTGGGGCTGGCCTGGAGGTGCTCACCTGGGACCTCGACGGCGCCGGCGACATCGACTGCGACATCGCCGACCCCGACCAGGTGGCTGCGGCCGCGGCGGAGACCCTGGCGAGGCTGGGCGCTCCGGTGACGGTCACCGTCACCGCCGGCATCGGCCACAGCGGACTGCTCGCCGACATCGGTCCCGATGAGTGGGACCGGGTGATCGGAGTGAACGCCAAGGGGGTGTGGCTCGCCATGCGGGCCCTCGTCGCTCCGATGCGGGCGAACGAGGGCGGCTCGGTGGTCGTGACCTCGAGTGTGAGCTCCCGCCTCGTCGACCGGTCGATGGGGCTCTACTGCGCGTCCAAGGCCGCGCTCGACATGGTGGTTCGGGTGGCGGCCACCGAGTGGGCCCCGGCTGTCAGGGTCAACGCCGTCGCCCCCGGGGTGACCGACACCCCGATGCTGGGTCGCGCCCCCAGGACGGGGGAGTGGCTGGGCGGCGTCGTCGATCGCACCGCGCTCGGGCGCCTTGGGACCCCCGAGGACGTGGCCGAGGCGATCCTCGCCGTCCACGGTCTCGGCTGGGTGACCGGGCAGGTGCTCGACGTGGACGGCGGGCTGTCGTTGCAGAGCCCCATCGACTCGTTCCGTCACAACCCTCCCGGACCCCGTTGA
- a CDS encoding VOC family protein, which translates to MPLIHHTAICTRDVDESLRFWRDGLGFDLLMDEHFDGDWPTLLHAPSTSLRSVFLGRPGHDAGIVELVDLGLVGPPGSAVDPPTHGFLLVSLMADVDDALGRLAALGLGGTPRRTTTRGVEMAVVTDPDGVLVELIGVEAIGNLGAGEG; encoded by the coding sequence ATGCCGCTCATCCACCACACCGCCATCTGTACCCGTGACGTCGACGAGAGCCTGCGCTTCTGGCGGGACGGGCTCGGGTTCGACCTGCTCATGGACGAGCACTTCGACGGCGACTGGCCGACCCTGCTGCACGCGCCGTCGACGTCGCTGCGATCGGTCTTCCTGGGACGGCCCGGCCACGACGCCGGGATCGTGGAGCTGGTGGATCTCGGGCTCGTCGGCCCACCCGGTTCGGCGGTGGATCCCCCGACCCACGGCTTCCTGCTGGTCTCGCTCATGGCCGACGTCGACGACGCGCTCGGGCGCCTGGCCGCACTCGGACTGGGCGGCACGCCGCGTCGCACCACGACCCGAGGAGTGGAGATGGCGGTCGTGACCGACCCCGACGGGGTGCTGGTCGAGCTGATCGGGGTCGAGGCGATCGGCAACCTCGGCGCCGGCGAGGGCTGA
- a CDS encoding coniferyl-alcohol dehydrogenase, translating to MDDSLQYDGTRVVVTGAASGMGAACATALTGLGAEVHALDVNEGSAPVAAFHRCDLADPAAIEATVAEIGGPVDSLFNCAGLPTTAPSQKIMVVNFVGHRHLTEALLPHMPRGSSVGFISSAAGMGWIMSMANLFGLLTTEGFDAGRAWCEDNAELIGDNGYGFSKEAINAYVAHRGFQLAPEGIRVNGIMPGPTDTPMMPSFVESMGEDFFATFPKPVGRNSTPEEQAWPLIMLNSRRSSYVTATTLMTDGGFSGGIYTGGIDPSILVPPAD from the coding sequence GTGGACGATTCCCTCCAGTACGACGGCACCCGGGTGGTGGTCACCGGCGCTGCGTCGGGGATGGGCGCCGCGTGCGCGACCGCCCTCACCGGGCTCGGCGCCGAGGTGCACGCTCTCGACGTGAACGAGGGCTCGGCCCCCGTCGCGGCCTTCCACCGCTGCGACCTGGCCGACCCGGCGGCGATCGAGGCGACGGTCGCCGAGATCGGCGGGCCGGTCGACTCGCTCTTCAACTGCGCCGGTCTTCCCACGACCGCCCCGAGCCAGAAGATCATGGTGGTCAACTTCGTCGGGCACCGACACCTGACCGAGGCGCTGTTGCCCCACATGCCACGCGGCTCGAGCGTCGGGTTCATCAGCTCGGCGGCCGGGATGGGCTGGATCATGAGCATGGCCAACCTGTTCGGGCTGCTCACCACCGAGGGGTTCGACGCCGGTCGGGCCTGGTGCGAGGACAACGCCGAGCTCATCGGGGACAACGGCTACGGCTTCTCGAAGGAGGCCATCAACGCCTACGTGGCCCACCGGGGCTTCCAACTCGCGCCCGAGGGCATCCGCGTGAACGGGATCATGCCCGGGCCGACCGACACCCCGATGATGCCGTCGTTCGTCGAGAGCATGGGCGAGGACTTCTTCGCCACGTTCCCCAAGCCGGTGGGCCGCAACTCCACACCGGAGGAGCAGGCGTGGCCGCTGATCATGTTGAACAGCCGCCGCTCGAGCTACGTCACGGCCACGACCCTGATGACCGACGGCGGGTTCTCCGGCGGCATCTACACGGGTGGGATCGACCCCTCGATCCTGGTGCCGCCGGCCGACTGA
- a CDS encoding LLM class flavin-dependent oxidoreductase encodes MNDAPEFHLFLPQMRLSLDAMVERARAAEASGFTGIALMDHLAPPMAEGHDMYDAMITAAWLAAHTDTLTIGHLVLCDSFRHPAVLAKQAVTLDHASGGRFELGIGWGSVTAEFDRFGVGATDAPTRVARLAETLTVVRALWSGETVEFEGDHHRIHDGVQRPTPLGDIPIVIGGAGPRTIDLVAAHATWWNCPLYALDRFDALRPRTGSARASTQEMVAFVADPATRDETLALATRRFGTMGGGLVSGDADELLEHYRDLHRRGVERVYVWFADFAPPATLAAFGDQVVAAF; translated from the coding sequence ATGAACGACGCGCCCGAGTTCCACCTGTTCCTGCCCCAGATGCGCCTGTCGCTCGACGCCATGGTCGAACGGGCCCGCGCCGCCGAGGCATCGGGCTTCACCGGCATCGCCCTCATGGACCACCTGGCTCCGCCGATGGCCGAGGGGCACGACATGTACGACGCCATGATCACCGCCGCGTGGTTGGCCGCCCACACCGACACGCTCACCATCGGTCACCTCGTGCTGTGCGACTCGTTCCGCCATCCGGCGGTGCTCGCCAAGCAGGCCGTCACCCTCGACCACGCCTCGGGAGGGCGCTTCGAGCTGGGCATCGGATGGGGCTCGGTCACCGCCGAGTTCGACCGCTTCGGCGTCGGCGCCACGGACGCCCCCACCCGGGTGGCCCGGTTGGCCGAGACGTTGACCGTGGTCCGCGCCCTCTGGTCGGGGGAGACGGTCGAGTTCGAGGGCGACCACCACCGGATCCACGACGGCGTGCAGCGCCCGACGCCCCTCGGCGACATCCCCATCGTCATCGGAGGCGCCGGCCCCCGCACGATCGACCTCGTCGCCGCCCACGCGACCTGGTGGAACTGCCCGCTCTACGCCCTCGACCGGTTCGACGCGCTGCGCCCCCGGACAGGCAGCGCCCGCGCCAGCACACAGGAAATGGTGGCCTTCGTCGCCGATCCCGCCACCCGCGACGAGACGTTGGCGCTGGCCACCCGGCGGTTCGGCACGATGGGCGGCGGGCTGGTGAGCGGCGACGCCGACGAGCTCCTCGAGCACTACCGGGACCTTCACCGCCGAGGCGTCGAGCGGGTGTACGTGTGGTTCGCCGACTTCGCCCCGCCCGCCACGCTGGCCGCGTTCGGCGACCAGGTCGTCGCCGCGTTCTGA
- a CDS encoding CoA transferase yields MAGIMDGVRVLEVAFWTYVPSAGAVLAEWGADVLKIEHPDGGDPQRGLVTSGLVPSGPGGVNHMIELPNRGKRSVAIDLKTDEGHDLLMELAATSDVFLTSILPASRRAMRIEVEDIRAANPNIIYARGSGQGQEGPEAERGGYDGCSFWARTVADIATPAGADWPANQPGPAFGDLIGGLTIAGGISAALFHRERTGEALVVDNSLMATGMWATGATLLAAGLFGMDTMPSFDRTQAPNPIVNTYKTSDGRFLSLIMLQADRYWPDLVQRIGRPELLDDPRFVDAAARRENAPACVAALDEIFASRTFEEWKAVLADAEGVWGPVARPGELLEDPQVLANGYVRDVESASGSSFRMVPSPIQFDRTPPDLTRAPDLGEHTDEVLLELGKDMDEIIELKLGGSVL; encoded by the coding sequence ATGGCAGGGATCATGGACGGCGTCAGGGTGCTGGAGGTGGCGTTCTGGACCTACGTCCCGTCGGCCGGGGCGGTGCTGGCCGAGTGGGGCGCCGACGTGTTGAAGATCGAGCACCCCGACGGCGGTGACCCCCAACGGGGCCTGGTCACGTCGGGGCTCGTCCCGAGCGGGCCAGGTGGTGTCAACCACATGATCGAGCTCCCCAACCGGGGCAAGCGCAGCGTGGCCATCGACCTCAAGACCGACGAGGGGCATGACCTGCTCATGGAGCTCGCCGCCACCTCCGACGTGTTCCTCACCAGCATCCTCCCGGCCAGCCGGAGGGCCATGCGCATCGAGGTCGAGGACATCCGGGCGGCGAACCCGAACATCATCTACGCCCGGGGCTCCGGTCAGGGCCAGGAGGGCCCGGAGGCCGAGCGCGGCGGGTACGACGGCTGCTCGTTCTGGGCCCGCACCGTGGCCGACATCGCCACCCCGGCGGGCGCCGACTGGCCCGCCAACCAGCCCGGCCCGGCCTTCGGCGACCTCATCGGCGGGCTCACCATCGCAGGGGGCATCTCGGCGGCGCTCTTCCACCGGGAGCGCACCGGTGAGGCGCTGGTGGTCGACAACTCGCTCATGGCGACGGGGATGTGGGCGACCGGGGCGACCCTGCTCGCCGCCGGACTGTTCGGCATGGACACCATGCCGTCGTTCGACCGGACCCAGGCCCCGAACCCCATCGTGAACACCTACAAGACCTCCGACGGCCGCTTCCTGTCGCTGATCATGTTGCAGGCCGACCGCTACTGGCCCGACCTGGTGCAGCGCATCGGGCGCCCCGAGCTGCTCGACGACCCCCGGTTCGTCGACGCCGCCGCCCGTCGGGAGAACGCCCCGGCGTGCGTGGCGGCCCTCGACGAGATCTTCGCCAGCCGCACGTTCGAGGAGTGGAAGGCGGTGCTGGCCGACGCCGAGGGGGTGTGGGGTCCGGTGGCGAGGCCCGGGGAGCTCCTGGAGGACCCGCAGGTGCTGGCCAACGGCTACGTCCGGGACGTGGAGAGCGCCTCGGGGTCGTCGTTCCGGATGGTCCCGTCGCCGATCCAGTTCGATCGCACCCCGCCGGACCTCACCCGCGCCCCCGATCTGGGCGAGCACACCGACGAGGTGCTGCTCGAGCTGGGCAAGGACATGGACGAGATCATCGAGCTGAAGCTGGGCGGCTCCGTCCTCTGA
- a CDS encoding acyl-CoA dehydrogenase family protein translates to MSDQADDAEGFRREFRAWLDENFTDEVRAALAGDDDDERFDAHRKWNATLVDAGYGAIAWPREFGGRDAGIAEQLAFNEETARAGVPGPVNAIGVANIAPAIMAMGTAEQKERFLQPMLRGDEIWSQGMSEPGAGSDLASLSCRAVLEGDHFVVNGQKTWNSNGNRADWCQLYVRTNLDVPKHQGITCLLVDMRTPGIEARPIVTMAGTTEFSELFFTDARIPVSALLGEVDGGWAVATNTLSNERAGVASMYLSVRATLDRVLVAAGEEGPSGRRPLDSPIVRDDLMRRFVEVRLLEFLAKRALGAALAGRPPGPEGSIMKLAWSQTSQRVAASAVDALGLAALDGSWGRGLLGSVSLTIAGGTTEVNRNIIGERVLGLPREPKAARPG, encoded by the coding sequence GTGTCCGATCAGGCCGACGACGCCGAGGGGTTCCGCCGTGAGTTCCGGGCGTGGCTCGACGAGAACTTCACCGACGAGGTCCGGGCCGCGCTGGCCGGGGACGACGACGACGAGCGCTTCGACGCCCACCGCAAGTGGAACGCCACCCTGGTCGACGCTGGCTACGGGGCGATTGCCTGGCCCCGGGAGTTCGGCGGTCGTGACGCGGGGATCGCCGAGCAGCTCGCCTTCAACGAGGAGACGGCCCGCGCCGGCGTCCCCGGTCCGGTGAACGCCATCGGGGTGGCCAACATCGCCCCCGCCATCATGGCGATGGGGACCGCCGAGCAGAAGGAGCGGTTCCTCCAGCCGATGCTGCGCGGCGACGAGATCTGGAGCCAGGGGATGTCCGAGCCCGGCGCGGGCTCCGACCTGGCATCGTTGTCGTGCCGGGCGGTCCTCGAGGGCGACCACTTCGTGGTGAACGGCCAGAAGACCTGGAACTCCAACGGGAACCGCGCCGACTGGTGCCAGCTCTACGTCCGCACCAACCTCGACGTCCCGAAGCACCAGGGCATCACGTGCCTGCTCGTCGACATGCGCACCCCCGGCATCGAAGCGCGGCCGATCGTCACCATGGCGGGGACGACCGAGTTCAGCGAGCTGTTCTTCACCGACGCCCGGATCCCGGTGTCGGCCCTGCTCGGCGAGGTCGACGGCGGGTGGGCGGTGGCGACCAACACGCTGAGCAACGAGCGGGCCGGTGTGGCGAGCATGTACCTCAGCGTCCGGGCCACGCTCGACCGGGTCCTCGTCGCCGCGGGAGAGGAGGGGCCGTCGGGACGGCGGCCCCTCGACTCGCCGATCGTGCGCGACGACCTGATGCGCCGCTTCGTCGAGGTGCGCCTCCTCGAGTTCCTGGCCAAGCGGGCGCTCGGCGCGGCATTGGCCGGACGCCCGCCGGGGCCCGAGGGCAGCATCATGAAGCTGGCGTGGTCGCAGACCAGCCAGCGCGTGGCGGCCAGCGCCGTCGACGCCCTCGGCCTCGCCGCCCTCGACGGGTCATGGGGGAGGGGCCTGCTCGGCTCGGTCTCGTTGACCATCGCCGGGGGCACCACCGAGGTGAACAGGAACATCATCGGCGAGCGGGTCCTCGGCCTGCCCCGCGAGCCCAAGGCGGCCCGACCGGGCTGA